From the Orenia metallireducens genome, one window contains:
- a CDS encoding ATP-binding protein, with amino-acid sequence MQVVGLTTQQEVYVASKERKFRINEMLKIVDESLGTPLGEVVETQAYNRYIPLSIDKGFVDKGVIASLQSIGYNISEDEINIAKVRLLEEAPYPIKTGSNVVTPEFSEVKNLLVKEKPEEGLVLGVIKGTEEMSQEMDEDLKDIAPLFENGKVVSQEGVPFNFKVKAMHQYPHIGIIGGSGSGKSFGMRVILEELMKLRVPTVVFDPHFEMDFSTNFKGLDQKYTKDFSNAFEAYQIGQTVGVNFTDLSTKDLSDLLAAASSLSDSMINAVQSLHHKRDSLLSFKGRLEDLQKAQELGRKRLERDVKSGAVEGDLKEEYQMYLELLDAYGNLPPSSVSGLIWRLNRLEREGLFSHSIDQIEVGIKERKLVVIQGPIWLLQVFATYVLGTLYRKRRDYKDAQYRQQEVEYFPPFVIATDEAHNFAPKGYDAPANKVIKEIAQEGRKYGTFLILATQRPTLLDETVTAQLNTKFVFRTVRASDIETIKQETDLTAEEAKRLPYLRSGDTFVSSAIFGRTLAVRIRASKTESPHTENPFEELKHHSEAEDEKLYQAIVDSLPIDGNDMVSKLEEINNKLDIILDRNALEDKLNQLAEKGKVTARKSIFGKIYEGIE; translated from the coding sequence ATGCAAGTAGTAGGTTTGACTACTCAACAGGAGGTTTATGTAGCCTCTAAAGAGAGAAAATTTAGAATCAATGAGATGCTAAAGATAGTAGATGAAAGTTTAGGTACACCTTTAGGTGAAGTTGTAGAGACACAGGCTTATAATAGATATATACCATTATCGATAGATAAGGGATTTGTAGATAAAGGTGTTATTGCTTCTTTGCAGAGTATAGGCTATAACATCTCTGAAGATGAGATCAATATTGCTAAAGTGAGATTACTTGAAGAAGCACCTTATCCAATTAAAACTGGCTCTAATGTAGTAACTCCTGAATTTAGTGAGGTAAAGAATCTATTGGTTAAAGAAAAGCCAGAAGAAGGATTGGTTCTTGGTGTAATCAAAGGAACAGAAGAGATGAGCCAAGAGATGGATGAAGATTTAAAGGATATTGCCCCTTTATTTGAAAATGGAAAGGTAGTTTCTCAGGAGGGGGTTCCCTTTAACTTTAAGGTTAAGGCTATGCACCAATATCCCCATATTGGAATTATAGGTGGTTCTGGTTCAGGTAAGTCCTTTGGAATGAGGGTTATCTTAGAAGAACTAATGAAGTTGAGAGTGCCAACGGTTGTCTTTGATCCCCATTTTGAGATGGATTTTAGTACAAATTTCAAGGGGCTAGATCAAAAGTATACTAAAGACTTTAGTAATGCTTTTGAAGCTTATCAAATTGGACAGACTGTAGGGGTAAATTTTACTGATTTAAGTACCAAAGACCTATCTGATCTATTAGCAGCAGCTAGTAGTTTAAGTGATTCTATGATCAATGCTGTTCAAAGCTTACATCATAAGAGGGATAGTCTATTGAGTTTTAAGGGAAGATTGGAAGATCTCCAAAAAGCCCAAGAGTTGGGCAGAAAACGCTTAGAACGAGATGTGAAGAGCGGGGCAGTAGAGGGTGACTTAAAGGAAGAATATCAGATGTATTTAGAGCTACTAGATGCATATGGTAATTTGCCTCCAAGTTCAGTTAGTGGCTTAATCTGGAGATTAAATCGTTTAGAGAGGGAAGGGCTATTTAGCCATAGTATTGACCAAATTGAAGTAGGAATTAAAGAGCGTAAGCTGGTAGTTATCCAAGGTCCAATCTGGTTACTACAGGTGTTTGCTACCTATGTATTAGGCACATTATATCGTAAGAGAAGAGATTATAAAGATGCTCAATATCGTCAGCAGGAGGTAGAATATTTTCCGCCTTTTGTAATTGCAACTGATGAAGCTCATAACTTTGCCCCAAAAGGATATGATGCTCCAGCAAATAAGGTAATTAAAGAGATAGCTCAAGAAGGAAGAAAGTATGGAACTTTCTTGATCTTAGCTACCCAAAGACCAACCCTATTAGATGAGACAGTAACGGCACAATTGAATACTAAATTTGTCTTTAGAACTGTTAGAGCTAGTGATATTGAGACGATTAAGCAGGAGACAGATTTGACAGCAGAAGAAGCTAAACGACTACCTTACTTGCGTTCTGGAGATACCTTTGTTTCTTCAGCTATCTTTGGAAGGACTTTAGCAGTTAGGATTAGAGCTTCTAAGACTGAAAGTCCTCATACTGAAAATCCTTTTGAGGAATTAAAGCACCATAGTGAAGCAGAGGATGAAAAGTTATATCAAGCCATTGTAGATAGTTTACCCATAGACGGGAATGATATGGTATCAAAATTAGAGGAGATTAATAATAAATTAGATATAATCTTAGATAGAAATGCTTTAGAAGATAAATTAAATCAGCTAGCAGAGAAGGGTAAAGTTACTGCTAGAAAATCGATTTTTGGTAAAATTTATGAAGGAATAGAATAA
- a CDS encoding DNA double-strand break repair nuclease NurA, with protein MLLTEDLKFLLKDCNDKLKEKYENQSNLARKDLRRLISKVAKFINLNRMEKVEIDKLMQGRPIIGVDGSVNKQGKVYPHYIELLQALAKSTDRSQDGIVKQRIFSPLIEDDMDMIKKKFSIANNQEDENDKIYPQEIAGKIRSSLLACLEVLVARDSILKYNPSLIMMDGSLIRYKIQAEEEWEELVELALERDVLIIGVIEEIGTRDISTLLGDDLPNKMTEMYDRELMFGLLGLGEMMLFGDSKDQLKKAFVRSSRDPGVVGIDILKEQSGAITDVASLVYSLTPEAGRGIPIWLDIVDEEVRISNKMMEMVIDNYLDPTLKQRLFHSKRADRVY; from the coding sequence ATGCTTTTAACAGAAGATTTAAAGTTCTTGTTAAAGGATTGTAATGATAAGTTAAAAGAGAAGTATGAAAATCAATCTAATCTTGCTAGAAAGGATTTACGTAGATTAATTAGTAAGGTGGCGAAGTTCATTAATTTAAATAGGATGGAGAAAGTAGAGATAGATAAATTGATGCAAGGAAGACCCATTATTGGTGTAGATGGTTCTGTAAATAAACAAGGAAAGGTCTATCCTCATTATATTGAGTTATTACAGGCTTTGGCTAAAAGTACTGATAGAAGTCAAGATGGAATTGTAAAGCAGAGAATTTTTAGTCCCTTAATTGAAGATGATATGGATATGATTAAAAAGAAATTTTCTATAGCAAATAATCAGGAAGATGAAAATGATAAGATATACCCACAGGAAATAGCAGGTAAGATTAGAAGTTCTCTATTAGCCTGTTTAGAAGTCTTAGTAGCAAGGGATAGTATCTTAAAGTATAATCCCAGTTTAATTATGATGGACGGTTCTTTAATTAGATATAAGATTCAGGCAGAAGAAGAGTGGGAAGAGCTAGTAGAGCTAGCTTTAGAGAGGGATGTCTTAATTATAGGGGTTATTGAAGAGATAGGTACCCGTGATATAAGTACACTGTTAGGTGATGATCTACCTAATAAAATGACTGAAATGTATGATAGGGAGCTAATGTTTGGATTATTAGGATTAGGAGAGATGATGTTATTTGGGGATTCTAAGGATCAACTTAAAAAGGCTTTTGTTAGAAGTTCCCGTGATCCTGGGGTAGTTGGAATAGATATATTAAAAGAGCAGAGTGGAGCAATAACTGATGTAGCTAGTTTAGTATATTCTTTGACTCCAGAAGCAGGAAGGGGAATTCCAATCTGGCTTGATATCGTTGATGAGGAAGTTAGAATTAGTAATAAGATGATGGAGATGGTGATTGATAATTATCTAGACCCTACCTTAAAACAACGATTATTCCATTCTAAAAGAGCAGATAGAGTTTACTAA
- the rsmI gene encoding 16S rRNA (cytidine(1402)-2'-O)-methyltransferase has protein sequence MGEGILYVCGTPIGNLDDITVRALNILKEVDLIAAEDTRHTRKLLNHYQIEAKLTSYHEHNELEKSKELLERLRGGLDVALVSDAGMPGISDPGYRLISLLREEGVKVVPIPGPTAMTTALVISGLPTDRFAFEGFLPRKKNERRSYLEGLKGEERTLIFYEAPHRLTKTLADILEVLGDRKIALCRELTKKFEETITGKVSELLEKFKEDSPRGEMVLVVEGGVIKEDEELEGWRGLSILEHLESLMADGLTKKKAIKEVAKLRSLPKNEVYQIATKIKVNI, from the coding sequence ATGGGTGAAGGGATTTTATATGTTTGTGGGACTCCAATTGGTAATTTAGATGATATTACTGTACGTGCTCTAAATATATTAAAAGAGGTTGATTTGATTGCTGCTGAGGATACTAGACATACTCGAAAATTATTGAATCATTATCAGATTGAAGCCAAATTAACCAGTTATCATGAACATAATGAATTAGAGAAGAGTAAAGAGCTTTTAGAGAGATTAAGAGGTGGCTTAGATGTTGCTTTAGTCTCTGATGCAGGGATGCCTGGAATCTCTGATCCAGGTTATAGATTAATCTCTTTACTTAGAGAGGAAGGGGTTAAGGTTGTTCCAATTCCTGGTCCTACAGCTATGACTACAGCTTTAGTTATTTCCGGGCTGCCAACAGACCGATTTGCTTTTGAAGGTTTTTTACCTCGCAAGAAGAATGAACGAAGAAGTTATTTAGAGGGCTTAAAAGGGGAAGAGAGGACACTAATATTTTATGAAGCACCCCATCGTTTGACTAAGACCTTAGCTGATATCTTAGAGGTATTAGGGGATAGGAAGATAGCTTTATGTAGAGAGCTAACTAAGAAGTTTGAAGAGACCATCACTGGCAAGGTCAGTGAATTGTTAGAGAAGTTTAAAGAGGATTCCCCTAGAGGTGAGATGGTCTTGGTTGTTGAAGGCGGAGTAATTAAGGAAGATGAAGAGCTAGAGGGGTGGAGAGGTCTATCTATTTTAGAGCATTTAGAGAGCCTGATGGCAGATGGCTTGACTAAGAAGAAAGCTATCAAAGAAGTAGCTAAACTACGTTCTTTACCAAAAAATGAAGTTTATCAGATTGCCACTAAAATAAAGGTTAATATATAA
- a CDS encoding GIY-YIG nuclease family protein, translating into MSNYVYIIECADNTLYTGYTNNLERRISSHNSGKGAKYTRGRTPVKLRYFEEYQTKSEAMKREYVIKQLRRQDKLKLIKGDIDG; encoded by the coding sequence ATGTCTAATTATGTTTACATAATAGAGTGTGCTGATAATACGTTATATACTGGGTATACTAATAATTTAGAGAGAAGGATTAGCTCTCATAACAGTGGAAAGGGTGCTAAATATACCAGAGGTAGGACTCCTGTTAAACTCCGCTATTTTGAAGAATATCAGACTAAGAGTGAGGCTATGAAGAGAGAGTATGTTATTAAGCAGTTAAGAAGGCAGGATAAGTTGAAATTAATAAAGGGTGATATAGATGGGTGA
- a CDS encoding tRNA1(Val) (adenine(37)-N6)-methyltransferase, with the protein MVQRVNLKETERLDDLLVDDLRLIQNPAYFCFSLDAVLLANFASPKNDSKVLDIGTGSGIIPHLMQAKYQVKKIYGIDIQAELIDMAKRSAKYNKVEDKLEFINLNIKDGLEIFKRESFDYIVSNPPYMKAKSGKVNLEDKVAIARHEIECDLEDIIRMSSQLLKYRGKVAYVYRTQRLAELLSLMDKYNLATKRLRLIHSQIDKEAKLFLVEGVKGGGVGLDVLAPLILNDENGNYTEEVKAIYFPEN; encoded by the coding sequence GTGGTGCAAAGAGTTAATTTAAAGGAAACAGAGAGATTAGATGATTTATTAGTTGATGATTTGAGATTAATCCAAAATCCTGCTTACTTCTGTTTTTCACTGGATGCTGTTCTACTTGCTAATTTTGCTAGCCCAAAGAATGACTCTAAGGTTTTGGATATAGGGACAGGAAGTGGGATTATCCCTCATCTGATGCAGGCTAAATATCAGGTTAAGAAGATTTATGGTATTGATATTCAAGCAGAATTGATTGATATGGCAAAGCGTAGTGCTAAATACAATAAGGTAGAAGATAAGTTAGAGTTTATTAATCTTAATATCAAGGATGGATTAGAGATATTTAAAAGAGAGTCCTTTGATTATATTGTTAGTAATCCACCTTATATGAAAGCTAAAAGTGGTAAGGTCAATTTAGAGGATAAGGTAGCCATTGCTCGTCATGAAATAGAGTGTGACTTAGAAGATATTATTAGGATGAGTAGCCAATTACTTAAGTATCGAGGTAAGGTCGCGTATGTATATAGAACTCAGCGACTAGCTGAGTTATTATCTTTGATGGACAAGTATAATCTAGCTACTAAAAGATTAAGGTTAATCCATTCTCAAATAGACAAAGAGGCTAAGTTATTCTTGGTAGAAGGTGTTAAGGGTGGAGGGGTTGGTTTAGATGTTTTAGCTCCTTTAATCCTCAATGATGAAAATGGTAATTATACAGAAGAAGTAAAAGCAATTTATTTTCCAGAAAATTAA
- a CDS encoding initiation-control protein YabA: MEEIISLLAHFQEELQVLTNDFQKMKNTIYNIYKENEKLKEENQNLKKLLFTKEEEEEPDQEGGMGYDNLTRLYKEGFHVCHLNFGEGRESDCLFCMGLLDNNLDEVEEEDSGAKS; this comes from the coding sequence GTGGAAGAGATTATTAGTCTTTTGGCTCACTTTCAGGAAGAGTTACAGGTTTTGACTAATGATTTTCAGAAGATGAAGAATACGATTTATAATATATACAAAGAGAACGAGAAACTGAAAGAGGAGAATCAAAATTTAAAGAAATTACTTTTTACTAAAGAAGAGGAAGAAGAGCCTGACCAAGAGGGAGGAATGGGTTATGATAATTTAACCCGTCTGTATAAAGAGGGATTCCATGTTTGCCATCTTAATTTTGGAGAGGGACGCGAAAGTGACTGTTTATTCTGTATGGGGCTGCTAGATAATAATTTGGATGAAGTGGAGGAAGAGGATAGTGGTGCAAAGAGTTAA
- a CDS encoding PSP1 domain-containing protein, with translation MPEVIGATFKKASKIYYFKPNGIELNIGDKIIAETTRGLELGEVIIDSKEVDKRGLKAEIKTIQKKADSNDMRQVKENQKEAERAFEICEEKIQDHNLPMKLIDSEYTFDKGKLLFYFTADGRIDFRELVKDLASIFRTRIELRQIGVRDETKLLGGIGQCGRELCCKTFLREFDPITIKMAKDQDLSLNPEKISGICGRLMCCLKYESDSYLETKDDLPDIGEEVEVGEEVGTVTGLNVVKETLTVELSDKESVEVSAEDIEEKKED, from the coding sequence ATGCCAGAAGTAATAGGAGCTACATTTAAAAAAGCAAGTAAAATATATTACTTTAAGCCTAATGGTATTGAGTTAAATATAGGAGATAAAATTATTGCTGAAACTACTCGTGGTTTAGAGTTAGGAGAAGTTATTATAGATTCTAAAGAGGTTGACAAAAGGGGCTTGAAAGCTGAGATAAAGACAATTCAGAAGAAGGCTGACTCTAATGATATGCGACAGGTTAAGGAGAACCAAAAAGAAGCAGAAAGGGCTTTTGAAATCTGTGAAGAGAAGATACAAGACCACAATTTACCAATGAAATTAATTGATTCTGAGTATACCTTTGATAAAGGAAAGTTATTATTTTATTTTACAGCTGATGGGAGAATCGACTTTAGAGAATTAGTTAAGGATTTAGCATCTATATTTAGGACAAGAATAGAGTTACGCCAAATAGGTGTTAGAGATGAAACAAAATTATTAGGTGGAATTGGACAATGTGGGAGAGAGTTATGCTGTAAGACTTTTTTGAGGGAGTTTGATCCAATAACTATTAAGATGGCCAAAGATCAGGATTTATCATTAAACCCAGAGAAGATCTCTGGGATTTGTGGACGATTAATGTGTTGTTTAAAGTATGAATCTGATAGTTATTTAGAAACTAAAGATGATTTGCCTGATATAGGTGAAGAAGTAGAGGTTGGAGAAGAAGTTGGTACAGTAACAGGGTTGAATGTTGTTAAAGAAACTTTAACTGTAGAATTAAGTGATAAAGAGAGTGTTGAAGTATCTGCTGAAGATATTGAAGAGAAAAAAGAGGATTAG
- the holB gene encoding DNA polymerase III subunit delta', which yields MSFNQIIGQDLAKTILKNALVQQRLSHAYLFVGEEGLGKDSAAFEFTKAINCQENDNDSCNHCISCRKANNKNHPDVKEIYPDGAFIKIDQIRKLQQEILYKPYESKKKVYIIHQADKMNTQAANSLLKTLEEPPSYAIIILITNNLNKLLPTIISRCQLIRFQLVSDEVIKDSLIKDYNLSEEEAILFTTLAEGRYRFALEWVENIDKVEERKEILKIANSLKDLTRIESFEFVQKLLDERDKINLILNIILTWYRDLLMVKLGQNESLINIDYHDKLRDEAKEWRLEGIEGIISLIEDTNNVINNLNVNLQLALEVLFLRLNKLRRKNYARSNRSYI from the coding sequence ATGTCTTTTAATCAAATAATAGGACAAGACTTAGCAAAAACTATATTAAAGAATGCATTAGTCCAACAAAGATTAAGTCATGCCTACCTATTTGTAGGTGAGGAAGGTTTAGGAAAAGATTCAGCAGCTTTTGAATTTACTAAGGCAATTAATTGTCAAGAAAATGATAATGATTCTTGTAATCATTGTATATCTTGTAGAAAGGCCAATAATAAGAATCACCCAGATGTTAAGGAGATTTATCCTGATGGAGCTTTTATTAAAATAGATCAAATTCGTAAATTGCAACAAGAGATTTTATATAAGCCCTATGAAAGTAAGAAGAAGGTCTATATTATTCACCAAGCAGATAAGATGAATACACAAGCTGCCAATAGTTTACTTAAGACTTTAGAAGAACCTCCAAGTTATGCGATTATTATATTGATTACCAATAATTTAAATAAACTCTTACCTACTATTATATCAAGGTGTCAATTGATTAGATTTCAATTGGTCTCTGATGAAGTTATTAAAGATAGTTTAATCAAAGATTATAATCTATCAGAAGAAGAGGCAATATTATTTACAACTTTAGCAGAAGGAAGGTATAGGTTTGCTTTAGAGTGGGTAGAGAATATAGATAAGGTAGAAGAAAGAAAAGAGATACTTAAAATAGCCAATTCTTTAAAAGACTTAACTAGAATTGAAAGTTTTGAATTTGTACAGAAATTATTAGATGAACGGGATAAAATTAATCTAATCTTAAATATAATTTTGACTTGGTATCGGGATTTACTAATGGTTAAATTAGGTCAAAATGAGAGCTTAATTAATATTGATTACCATGATAAGTTAAGAGATGAAGCTAAAGAGTGGAGATTAGAAGGGATAGAAGGTATAATAAGTTTAATAGAAGATACAAATAATGTTATTAATAATTTAAATGTTAACCTGCAGTTAGCCCTAGAAGTATTATTTTTGAGGTTGAATAAATTAAGGAGGAAGAATTATGCCAGAAGTAATAGGAGCTACATTTAA
- a CDS encoding YaaR family protein, with protein MKIDNKLKSNVNTARASGSKMTRIDGRKTDFLEELTKMHGVQIKGKLDELLEMIDQQGDRLNKHRTFRELIRYKKMVKQFVKEAIGQMYNVQEDYSPMQGKIHTIVKSVDESLEDLTKMILDKQASQLDILGKLDEVRGMLVDLYR; from the coding sequence ATGAAAATCGATAATAAATTAAAGAGTAATGTAAATACTGCTAGAGCTTCTGGAAGTAAGATGACAAGAATTGATGGGAGAAAGACCGATTTCTTAGAAGAGCTAACCAAGATGCATGGTGTACAGATTAAGGGTAAATTAGATGAATTATTAGAGATGATTGACCAACAAGGTGACCGTTTGAATAAACATCGTACTTTTAGGGAGTTAATTAGGTATAAGAAGATGGTTAAACAGTTTGTTAAGGAGGCTATAGGTCAAATGTATAATGTACAGGAAGATTATAGTCCTATGCAAGGAAAGATTCATACTATAGTCAAGTCTGTAGATGAGTCCTTAGAGGATTTAACCAAGATGATTCTTGATAAACAGGCATCACAATTAGATATTTTGGGAAAATTAGATGAGGTACGGGGGATGTTAGTAGATTTATATAGATAA
- the tmk gene encoding dTMP kinase has protein sequence MKGYFITLEGVEGSGKSTQVRLIKEYLESLGYKVVTTFEPGDTEVGKEIRKILLSPDNTELVSRAELLLYVAERAQHVFELLKPSLEEGKIIISDRYTDATLAYQGYARGLDQNLIEELNTIATEGLEPDLTLLLDIDPQISLRRAKQVTAENSSKGDRIEAEKISFHQRVRKGYLDLAKREERIELIDANQSIDNIFNSIKTILQKRLIKDENR, from the coding sequence ATGAAGGGATATTTTATCACATTAGAAGGAGTCGAAGGTTCTGGAAAATCAACTCAAGTTAGATTGATTAAAGAATATTTAGAGAGTTTAGGATATAAGGTCGTTACTACTTTTGAACCAGGAGATACAGAAGTTGGTAAGGAGATTAGAAAAATTTTATTGAGTCCAGATAATACAGAATTAGTATCAAGGGCTGAATTATTACTATATGTTGCAGAGAGAGCACAACATGTCTTTGAGTTACTTAAGCCTTCTTTGGAAGAAGGAAAAATTATTATTAGTGATAGATATACAGATGCTACTTTGGCTTATCAAGGTTATGCAAGGGGATTAGATCAAAACTTAATTGAAGAATTAAATACTATAGCTACAGAAGGTTTAGAACCAGATTTGACTTTACTTTTAGACATTGATCCTCAAATATCTTTACGAAGGGCAAAGCAAGTAACTGCTGAAAATAGTAGTAAAGGAGATAGGATTGAAGCAGAAAAAATCTCTTTTCACCAGAGGGTAAGAAAGGGTTATTTAGACTTGGCTAAGAGAGAAGAAAGGATAGAATTAATTGATGCTAATCAATCAATTGACAATATCTTCAACTCAATTAAAACCATACTCCAAAAGAGGTTGATAAAAGATGAAAATCGATAA